ATCACAAAAATGGAGGAAGGGAACTTGGTAACTATTACCCATTTTTCAATTTCAGAGGTCAAAGGAAAATGGAGACCTGTTCCAGGGAATTCAATATTATGCTTCAACAATCACACTCAAGTTACGGTGGACACCATGGACACCATGGACAATAGAAAAATACCACTTCATAAATTCGTTTTAACTGATCTGAATGAACTTAATCGGAGATACGGCAACGTAACTCATTTTACAGGTGATTTATATAAATATAATCTCTTATGTCATTTGTAATTAATTAGTTTAACTGAAATACTATTCGTGTATATAGATGTGATGGGAATACTGCAGGGTATATCAATACTAGAATATACAGGCCAACCATCAAAACATTCTCAAATTAAAAGAGAGATTTTACTACATACTGAAATCTCCTCAGCTAGAGTTACACTATGGGGAGATGCTTTCAGGCAGATCGGAGAAGAGTACTTAGAAGATACTGACAAATATGTTGTTCTTATAATCACCTCAACTTTGGTGGAGAAATTTAATAGTAAGTCATGATAACTTAATCCACATAAcacatatacttttttttttttaattcatcgTTCAACAATTAATACAACTTTACAGATGCTTATTGTCTTTCCACCACAATGGAAACAAAAATATATGTGGATTTATCTCTTCCCGAAGTTGAAAACCTACGAGATAGGTAACTATTTGATAATGCCTTCAACCCTAATTAATTAGAGGATCTTATTATTTCTTAATACACTAACATTATTCAACAAACAGATATGGACTCTACTTAGGGGTACTGCTTATTAATTGCGAGagaaaacaacaaaaaccaattgaagaaatgcTTTTTCATAACAGAATGCCTCTCGGAGAAGGATGCGGCTTAATTCACCATGAGGAAAATTTGGTAAGATCCATagatagttcaaaaaaaaaaaattgtggaatTGATCATCTCAtcatttgctaatattttatacAAAACAGGAAATGACATTTACTAGCAAGGGAAAAATAATTGGGGTTGTACCAAACTCAACTTGGTATTACTTAGCATGTCTAGATTGCAATTCAATGGAAAAAGCAAACTTAAGTGGAAGAGAATGGGGCGCCCCATGCAATTGCAAGATTAAAAGACATGTACCAAGGTAACAATATTACTGCACTCATCATGTCTTAAACCTAAATTGCATTAAACTAACAAAAAATTAACTTGCTAAATACTTGCGCAGCTATAAGCTAGAATTGCGCATCCAGGAAGAGTCTGGAACTGGAACTGGAACATTTGCTATTATAGGATCTGTTGCTGACACTCTGTTCGACGACAATGAAAGGGTCTCAGCATTTATGCGATTTAATGCACTAACGGGAAAGGTATTTACCAACCAAAgacaatacataacatattttgCTAACTTATGACAGCACCAAACTAATTTTTTGTTTCCGCAAAGAATCTTGGCAGAAGATGTATTCGACATAATGTTATTGTCCGGCCGTACATACATATTCGAAATCAGGATTGTTGGGGAAAAGAATTCTTCCTACAGGACTGTTTATGTGCAGCATATATACCATGTTAATCATGAATTAGAAGATAAATATGAAAGACTACAAGAAGTTGAAAAACAGGTACATCAtcaaaaaatacaacaaaaccaCCAACCACGGACACCATCAAAATTTGATAAGAAGGCTATGCATTTTCAGACTCCACTGACTCCTTTGAAATCTATGAAAATGTTATCCATTAGAGAGGTAATCATTGACTATATGCTTAAAATTACTATTCAACATAAATTATTTCACACAGACTATTCATTAACAATTCCTGTTTCATGTTAATCTAAAGAAAGAAACGCAGACCAATAAAATGGAAACActagaagaagaaacagaaagcACTGACATGGAGACGGATTAGAAGATAAATGCACCAGCCAACTGAGCCGCATCACCTGTtggtttatttttaatttttatttctaaAGACTTATCAAGTTTCATGAGTACACTTTTAAAGCTTCTGTTTTTAATTCTTTGAACAACTTTTCCAGAATATCTACAACCCTTTCCATTGAAACTTTGTTTTAAACCGGCCAACTCTTCCCTCTTTTTGAACCTACTAAGCAACCCGGTATTTTAGGTATCTATAAGTAAATGAGTAGAAATTTAGGAATGTAGTGGGAGGCATCTTATATATTTGTATTCTGTTTTGACCACAGAAAAAAGAGTGTCAACGTGGGACTTGAAATACCAGAAAAAATTGACAATGATCTCTATAAAATGATGTATGGACTATTTTCCGGTTATATGAGTAGATAAAGTCAAGGCTTTGTATGAATATATCGGTTCAAATACCATCTCTAAAATCAACAGGTCTTATGAGGTGGAAGGAAATAACTCATCAATGAGAATGCTTACATAAGTGATTGACCCACTCGATGCAGGTAAATGGGAGCATTCTGTGTCTGAGTTTTGGCAGCTTACCTATGCTGTATAGGCTAGCTGGTATTGTTGACTTTAGTACTAATTTGTCAGCTTAATTGTTAACCTTTTTGTTTTGCTAGCGTCTGTCGAATGAAACTATTTTGGTTTATGGAATTTCAATGTGCACCTTACCAAAGGATTATACTTATTTGTCGATGAGGTTATATTTTATCATGGAAAGAATGGAGTGAGTGTCATGGCTTTATGGAGTGCAGGATGTTAATGAGGGCATCCTAACTCAGACACACAAGACCCAATACCGCAGGATGTAAACCTTATAACACCGAAGGAAAATATTGGATTTTGGTCTTATCAGGTCTACCAAGCAACACCGTTCGTGAATAACCTTCCTTGGGTGAGGATTGTTGTCCAATTCACCAACCCGACCGAATCCATCCTCATTTTGGTGGACGGACATCTAGCTCGTGGGGACTGGGGAGGATATGGGTCAACTCACACCACCTAATAATAAGTAGGGATGAGCAAGAACACCCAAATCCGCAGATTTTACCCAAACCACTTATGGGTTTAGCAACAGGTAAACCGTCCAGTAGTAATCTGTTCAAACAGTCAAATAATCTAACCCGTTATAAGTCACTCCTTGAAGAACAGAATTACGATGTTTGGTATATAAACCCTAAGACCCATGTTTCAACTATATTGCTCAAAAATATGTATCTTTGAAAATAGGATAGGACACCGGAGATTATATGGACTAATAAAATTTTACTTTGTACTAACTGGCAGAGGTAATCTATATAACTCGCCATTGTCTGTATATCATGTGGTGGCTTGATTTTATGTCAGAAAATCTATACTATTAATATCTGCAGACCAGGCATGTTACTATACAGCAAAGCCTCAAAATTCCTTTCAAGAACATAAGTAACAACAATATAGTCCATTGTTGGCGATTTTAACCAAAAGATTACCTATTCTTTTTACGTAACCCTGATATTTTAACAATATAGCCTCAAAATTCCTTACTAAGCAACCCTGATATTTCGCCTTACTAAGCAACCCTGGTTAATAATTCTTTACTAAGCAACCCTGTATTTTAGGTATTTTATGAAATCATATATTACGAATTATTTTTGGATTTGTAGTTAATTGATCACATATATCAAAAATATTTCAGTTTAGTTTATTTGACTGCCATAATTAAAAACATTCTTAAATCAAATTCCTTGGAAATATTCTAAAAATTTCTTTTGAGATTTTTATCTATCTAAATTATAATTGTATAAATATCCAAAGGGTATTTTTTAATTGGGATACTCTGTTTTTATTAGGAAACAACGATCAAAATCTAACTATTATCCCAACCAAGTTCAGAAACAGAAGACTTATCTTTAAACATAAAATCAGATTTATATCCATGTAGATTTTATTCGTACAAATCTATGAATGATAAATATACTTGATCGTTAAGAAAACTACCCTATGTGCGTGTATATAAACTTACAAGACTCAATGCAGAAACTCACATCGATAGAGCGATCATCACAATAAGATGAACAACAAGAACAACGTTTCTTCAAAGAAGGTTTCTTCCAAGAATAGCCAAGGTATGTGTTCCATTATAAGTCATATTGTTTACTCGGAACatttaaaacataaataaaactataaatatatataagaaaTCTGTTGTGATTTAATTTTCATGTTTTATGTGACAGTATAGGAAAATCTATTGCGAAGGTAGTGTACACACCACTGAAAGACCTGAGATTCAAACAAACTCAAAACAAGACAATAAAGGTGAAAGTACCGAAAGTCTGGATATCTCAGTCCAACAAAACCGGTGAAGTTTGGGGCCTAGAAGCGCACGTAATAGATGAGGAAGTAAGTAAATCAAAACACTATTAACAGAAATATTTATTTGTGTTATGTTCGGAAATAATCTCATAAATTTGCTTTTATGTCTTCCCTTCAAATTACAGGGAACGCAGATTCAACTTAAGGTGAACGTAGATAACATTGATTTGTTCCGAGGAAAATTTTTGGATGGATGTGTATACTCCATTCAACGTTTTACCTTTCAGGTTCCAACCGGAGGATACAGAATTGTACCTTTCCACTATTTTATGTGGCTGAATAAATACGCCAAAATACAGCAGCTAGAAGTGGATGCATCCACTTTTCCAATAGAAAGATTCACTTTCTTGCCTCTGGAGATGGTACCTggaaggaaaaatgaaaaccACTTCTATACAAGTAAAAGGATAAACCAAGTTTTATCCATCCAAAAGTTTATCCATGATATAACTTAACACAAGGTTGGCTTATCTTGCAGATGTAATTGGACGATTGCACTCCATATCTAACGTCGTTGGCAAGCAAGTTGAGGAACGTGGTGAGACGAAAGAAGTCAACATGCGAGAGATTTACATCGCCGATGAAAGGTATTACTATTTTCATTTCAAACTAATCATGCGAGAGATTATAAGAAAAAAGAACTAACACTTAGTATTATCTGTATTAGGGGAAAAACGATGAAGATAACTATATGGGGTGAATTAGCGACTACTATTGAGGATGGAATGCTAGATAGTAACCAAAATGTCGCAGTGGTCATAATAATCACTGGAACATTTGTGAAAGAGCGCATGGGTAAAAAATGCATCCAATGTTTATATAAACCAAAAATCAAAGCCACTGCTCTAATTTATTTGTTATTATTTCAGGTTTCATTAGTCTTTCCACCACACAAGCATCACGAATATTTGTGAATTTGGATAGTGAACAAGTTCAGGAATTTAGAATGCTGTAAGGAAAATATACAATCTAAATGCTGTTTTAGATACACAGTATTAAATTAATCCATGCTACTATTTACACAGACTTGGAAAAGAAACTGAAGAGATAGAAGAGATACACCTTGAACAAGAGAAAGATCCTTTTGAAGACAAAATTACCCTATATGAAGCCAGTCAGATGCTGCTAGACTATGAAAATAAGGTATACACAAATACATTAACCTATATTAATTCAATATATACATTGACCTATATTGATTCCTATTTGGTATAGAACAAGGAGTTTTTTTGTGAAGCATCCATTGTCCGATTCAACGAGGGAAAGGGTTGGTACTACATTGCTTGCAAAAAATGCAAAAAACAAGTGCAAAACAATGATGGAAAGATTTCTTGCCCCAAATGCATAAAGACCTTTGATGGAAAAGTACTGACATGGTAAGGGAATAATATAAGCCATGTCAATTAAATGATAAAGAATAAAACCTGACCTAATTAATGTTATTCATTGAAACAGGTACCGGATCACAGTAAGGATCAAGGATAACACAGAATATGCGGATTTTACAATTTTCGGATTTAATGTAGAGAAGATGTTGAAATATACTGCAGCTGAACATGTCGACTACGCTGAGCGTTGCGAGAAGGTAAGAGACTAAATTTCTCTTAAGATTAATACATTGTATTtccaaaaacaataaatatacaCACCTGAAATGTTACACAATTTGTAGCTAGGAGAACCAGACAAAGCTAAACAGGTGTTTGATAAGCTGATTGGAGAAAAGTTCGGATTTAAGCTAAAGATAACCGAAGAAAACATCCAGAAACAGTCCGACGATTATACAGTTTTGAAAGTTCATactattgttaaaaaaaaaagaccgccAGTGACCAATTGGGTCCgaaaacaccacaaaaagaaaaacaacagaagATCATGCTTTTAGAgaatgaaaaacaacaaaaaagaaataagataagGCATATGGTAGATTTAGAAGATGATAAggatgaaaaagaagatgaaagtgatgaaaatactatggtgaaaaaaaagaagatcaccaatgagcaaaaaagaaaaaggctAAGACATATGCTtttagaagatgatgaggatACTCAAGAAAATAATGAAATGGCAGTTGAtctggatgaagaagaagatggagataatgaagatgataaaaatatttgaaaaaagTCGGTGCCTATGATTCTCTCTTAGTGATTTGGGTAGATTTACTTATTATTAGTTTCATTCTGAGTTTTGTTTTCTTAGTCATTTTGGTAGTTTGATTCTTAGTAATTCTTTCTTAATTGATTTCAAtaaaattactttcctatttatttggatatttttcCTACTCACCACGTCTTTCTTAACTGTAGCCTTACTCATTTTTTTGACCTTTTTGGTATTTTGATTTCTATTACCTTATTCATTTCTTCCATGGTTGTTAGGTTGTTTTTAGCCTTGAACATGAATAGGTTAGACGAAGAACTCATTTATGGGGCAAGAGGTGTTttactatttattttattttttgaaaagagATATCTTGCGTGGTTAGTTTCTATGATATATCTAAGATAGGACTGACAAGTTTCTTACGGGGGAAAAGTATGATTGCTTTACAGTCCATATAAGAAATCATCATTCAACACTTGACAGTAAGCAAGTTCTTAGTTTATCTTTCATACACGCTTGTGAATGGGTTTATCATAGTTTCTACAGCGAAAACTTGGAAGATAAAGTTGTTGTAATTACTGGTTCTTCATCTGGAATTGGAGAGGTAATAATCACTCTTTTTTCATTCAACTCTAGATTTTGGACAGCAGCAATGGGGTACTTATACATTGAATTCGTTTAATTCTAATACAGCTGCCTAATGAAATATAGATCACCGGAGCAACTTATACTGAAATTAGATAATGGTGTCTAGAATGAACTCCCTTATTGTGCATTATAAAATTAGATATAATATCGGGCATACAATTGACTTAACCAAtgattcaatttttaatcagACCTAATTTTCAA
The sequence above is a segment of the Papaver somniferum cultivar HN1 unplaced genomic scaffold, ASM357369v1 unplaced-scaffold_125, whole genome shotgun sequence genome. Coding sequences within it:
- the LOC113331150 gene encoding uncharacterized protein LOC113331150 isoform X2, producing the protein MNNKNNVSSKKVSSKNSQGKSIAKVVYTPLKDLRFKQTQNKTIKVKVPKVWISQSNKTGEVWGLEAHVIDEEGTQIQLKVNVDNIDLFRGKFLDGCVYSIQRFTFQVPTGGYRIVPFHYFMWLNKYAKIQQLEVDASTFPIERFTFLPLEMVPGRKNENHFYTNVIGRLHSISNVVGKQVEERGETKEVNMREIYIADERLGKETEEIEEIHLEQEKDPFEDKITLYEASQMLLDYENKNKEFFCEASIVRFNEGKGWYYIACKKCKKQVQNNDGKISCPKCIKTFDGKVLTWYRITVRIKDNTEYADFTIFGFNVEKMLKYTAAEHVDYAERCEKLGEPDKAKQVFDKLIGEKFGFKLKITEENIQKQSDDYTVLKVHTIVKKKRPPVTNWVRKHHKKKNNRRSCF
- the LOC113331150 gene encoding uncharacterized protein LOC113331150 isoform X1 translates to MNNKNNVSSKKVSSKNSQGKSIAKVVYTPLKDLRFKQTQNKTIKVKVPKVWISQSNKTGEVWGLEAHVIDEEGTQIQLKVNVDNIDLFRGKFLDGCVYSIQRFTFQVPTGGYRIVPFHYFMWLNKYAKIQQLEVDASTFPIERFTFLPLEMVPGRKNENHFYTNVIGRLHSISNVVGKQVEERGETKEVNMREIYIADERGKTMKITIWGELATTIEDGMLDSNQNVAVVIIITGTFVKERMGFISLSTTQASRIFVNLDSEQVQEFRMLLGKETEEIEEIHLEQEKDPFEDKITLYEASQMLLDYENKNKEFFCEASIVRFNEGKGWYYIACKKCKKQVQNNDGKISCPKCIKTFDGKVLTWYRITVRIKDNTEYADFTIFGFNVEKMLKYTAAEHVDYAERCEKLGEPDKAKQVFDKLIGEKFGFKLKITEENIQKQSDDYTVLKVHTIVKKKRPPVTNWVRKHHKKKNNRRSCF